One window from the genome of Salvia splendens isolate huo1 chromosome 9, SspV2, whole genome shotgun sequence encodes:
- the LOC121749216 gene encoding dirigent protein 22-like, protein MASIGVFLTLLCLLASTFRVDASKQGLVVEELTKFPHGFGKQSIVNFRVFVQDLGVNHPNTTTYDVAQASISNTSKTGFGKVRVIDDLVTAGPEGDSKALGRLQGLLTRADLNTLAIAVNLNFYFSAGPYAGSTLSILGRNEIGLAERELVVAGGTGVFRFARGYAIQKTNSTGTNISVLDYNIYTTYSGTHSEM, encoded by the coding sequence ATGGCCTCAATTGGTGTGTTCCTAACACTCTTGTGCTTGCTAGCGTCCACGTTCCGTGTGGACGCTAGCAAGCAAGGCCTTGTCGTTGAGGAACTCACAAAATTCCCCCACGGCTTTGGAAAACAAAGTATCGTGAATTTCCGAGTCTTTGTCCAGGATCTCGGCGTGAACCACCCCAACACCACTACGTACGACGTGGCACAAGCCTCCATCTCCAACACCTCGAAGACGGGCTTCGGCAAAGTCCGCGTCATCGACGACCTCGTCACGGCCGGGCCGGAGGGCGACTCCAAAGCGCTCGGGCGCCTTCAGGGGCTCCTCACGAGAGCCGACCTAAACACGCTCGCCATCGCGGTGAACCTTAACTTCTACTTCTCGGCGGGGCCCTACGCGGGGAGCACGCTCAGCATTCTCGGCCGGAACGAGATCGGCCTGGCTGAGCGGGAGCTCGTGGTCGCCGGCGGCACCGGAGTTTTCCGATTTGCACGTGGATACGCAATTCAAAAGACTAATTCAACAGGAACAAACATATCGGTGTTGGATTACAACATCTACACCACCTACAGTGGAACACACAGTGAAATGTGA